A window of Ipomoea triloba cultivar NCNSP0323 chromosome 2, ASM357664v1 contains these coding sequences:
- the LOC116010970 gene encoding autophagy protein 5-like yields MSLTAVAKDLGFYLFIPYLSFAVQGAYIINGNCKNIMNMSQSDQSELWRSVVNRNLEAYLRVSSKLKLGRIPVRLYVRSPTGDLDYVEVAPVVESWDKIPYIKRPIEIHEDAFTSLKNLKVCFNGFVGSIPPAIGNLSALVALSICHQGRTISQELCPVKNFVSLKTSRSWISVIIAWKDFFLHAFAT; encoded by the exons ATGTCTCTTACTGCTGTTGCGAAAGATTTGGGTTTTTATTTGTTCATCCCTTACCTTAGTTTCGCTGTGCAGGGAGCATACATAATCAATGGGAACTGCAAAAACATCATGAATATGTCTCAATCTGATCAATCAGAACTTTGGCGCTCTGTTGTAAACC GTAATCTGGAAGCTTATCTCCGAGTTTCTTCTAAGCTTAAGCTGG GTAGAATTCCAGTTCGGTTGTATGTTCGGAGCCCTACTGGGGATTTAGATTATGTAGAAGTTGCACCTGTGGTTGAAAGTTGGGACAAGATCCCTTACATTAAGCGACCCATTGAGATTCACGAAGATG CTTTTACTTCGCTCAAGAATTTGAAGGTCTGCTTTAATGGGTTCGTGGGGAGCATTCCTCCAGCTATTGGAAACTTGTCTGCTTTGGTTGCATTGTCAATTTGTCACCAAGGAAGAACAATCTCACAGGAACTCTGCCCGGTCAAG AATTTTGTAAGCTTAAAAACCTCGAGGAGTTGGATCTCAGTGATAATCGCTTGGAAGGATTTCTTCCTCCATGCTTTTGCAACATGA
- the LOC116010002 gene encoding 54S ribosomal protein L24, mitochondrial has protein sequence MAFRSKETMKKLVKNLGGEKNLAGRAKERLEKLPPKSTVVMGRAHRGLYAGRHIQFGNQVSEDGGNKTRRNWKPNVQGKRLFSYILDRFIRVKVTTHALRCIDKAGGLDEYLLKTPYHKMDAEFGLFWKAKVEKLYEELGEKKVFASLEDESKIKEKFKELKLVEKAHCKEARIKMYDWILKSEKIEEGGDAPEATNNEASTTTGEASASDTDFHKQMVANA, from the exons ATGGCGTTTAGATCCAAGGAAACGATGAAGAAGCTCGTGAAGAACTTAGGGGGCGAGAAGAATTTGGCGGGCAGAGCCAAAGAACGGCTGGAGAAATTGCCGCCCAAGAGTACGGTCGTCATGGGCCGCGCCCACCGCGGCCTCTACGCTGGCCGCCATATCCAGTTTGGCAACCAAGTCAGTGAAGACGGTGGAAACAA GACAAGGAGGAATTGGAAACCCAATGTGCAGGGGAAGCGACTCTTCAGTTACATTCTAGATCGCTTCATTCGGGTTAAGGTGACTACTCATGCCCTTAGATGCATCGATAAAGCTGGTGGCCTTGATGAGTACCTGTTGAAGACACCATATCACAAGATGGATGCAGAATTTGGCCTATTTTGGAAAGCTAAAGTTGAAAAGCTGTATGAAGAGCTAGGCGAAAAGAAAGTCTTCGCTTCACTCGAGGATGAGTCAAAGATCAAAGAGAAATTCAAGGAACTAAAATTAGTTGAAAAGGCTCATTGTAAGGAAGCCAGGATAAAAATGTATGATTGGATACTGAAATCGGAAAAAATAGAGGAGGGAGGAGACGCCCCCGAAGCAACTAACAACGAAGCATCAACGACAACTGGGGAAGCTTCAGCCTCGGATACCGACTTCCATAAACAGATGGTGGCCAATGCTTGA
- the LOC116010000 gene encoding uncharacterized protein LOC116010000, with amino-acid sequence MFGAVQLGLLAACVVLFVPLVMAGWHLSRNKMLFFSCALFITLSVGVHLAPYFPAISSFVSSPGLQSSDSNPNSCISLLHQVAFTTNTTDLYDKSWEWKWVHSEPADRCGFQKLGKSDALDLLNGSWVVVAGDSEARLVAVSLLELLLWPNEMELIRGDLFKRHSDYSIVVGKIGMKLDFRWAPYVSNLTSLMFEFKEKNNYPDVLVMGSGLWDMLHVNDASDYGFSLKLLRDSLVMSLPVYLDTVSARSPQLFWLGMPMLINSMLNTNAKRERMTDAHWQAYNDELYRSKLLLQFGGPFFLLDFHTLTHNCGVECTTDGMHYNGIVYEPAVQIMLNGLLIESNQKL; translated from the coding sequence ATGTTTGGGGCTGTCCAATTGGGATTATTGGCGGCCTGCGTTGTTCTCTTCGTTCCGCTAGTCATGGCGGGATGGCACTTGAGCCGCAACAAGATGCTCTTCTTTAGCTGCGCTCTCTTCATCACCCTCTCCGTTGGCGTTCATTTGGCCCCTTACTTTCCTGCCATCTCCTCTTTCGTTTCCTCCCCAGGTTTACAATCCTCAGATTCAAATCCAAATTCCTGCATTTCTTTACTTCATCAGGTCGCATTTACTACTAACACTACTGATCTTTACGATAAATCTTGGGAGTGGAAGTGGGTGCATTCTGAACCGGCGGATCGGTGTGGATTCCAGAAGTTGGGGAAATCGGATGCTTTGGATTTGTTAAACGGGTCGTGGGTTGTGGTGGCTGGGGATTCTGAGGCCAGGTTGGTGGCGGTTTCGCTGTTGGAGTTATTACTGTGGCCAAATGAGATGGAATTGATTAGGGGTGATTTGTTTAAGAGGCATAGTGATTATAGCATTGTGGTGGGTAAAATTGGGATGAAGCTTGATTTTAGATGGGCCCCATATGTGAGTAATTTGACTAGTTTGATGTTTGAGTTCAAGGAGAAAAATAATTACCCTGATGTATTGGTGATGGGGTCAGGACTATGGGATATGCTACATGTGAATGATGCATCAGATTATGGTTTTTCACTTAAGTTGTTGAGGGATTCACTAGTTATGTCGTTGCCCGTTTACCTGGATACTGTTTCTGCTCGTTCCCCGCAGTTGTTTTGGCTTGGCATGCCAATGCTGATAAATTCAATGTTGAATACAAATGCAAAGCGGGAGAGGATGACGGATGctcattggcaagcttacaaTGACGAGCTCTATAGAAGTAAGCTGCTGCTACAATTTGGTGGCCCCTTTTTCTTGTTGGATTTTCATACTCTCACTCATAACTGCGGGGTTGAATGCACTACTGATGGTATGCATTACAATGGGATTGTCTACGAACCTGCAGTTCAGATCATGTTAAACGGGTTGCTTATAGAATCTAACCAGAAGTTATGA
- the LOC116010967 gene encoding uncharacterized protein LOC116010967: protein MTKGFVISNGLCAENEPLSNDNNTQAPLLQSNILFDNAQSSLQSVVGSPAFTPVNPIVNVVGSERLYGGFMMCSPRKPINMSTNVNVHPTSFEDNYVATRGTPLSATTNVTSNPNSYALNVEIPPVTPLSVITDGGRVDRSINTGNAPPVFRISGQNYHCIGSLVPGEGSTPKFAQLYIYDTDNEINNRINSVRMARTEIQSNPVVEVKMNLIGRRSKDGRTYNLPTANEVAALIVGDLDPSMGDLDILIQSRTGQLKRINQLNPAYLPLQYPLLFPYGEDGYREDISFSDAWHQRHHGGRKRISPKEYFSFYIHERVNENHTLLYSRRLFQQYLVDAYTMIESARLIYIRTHQKALRCEAYQGLSDALTRGELDPTGRGKRIILPSSFTGGARYMIQNYQDAMAICRQIGYPHLFITFTCNPKWPEIERYVAHRGLKPEDRPDIICRVFKMKLDAMIEDIKTQKLFGDICGVIYTIEFQKRGLPHAHILLFAKTINRANSAAEIDAIISAEIPDPDADTEYHDVVGEFMLHGPCGQLRKNSPCMINGKCSKFFPKKYVSHTCLDKDGYPIYRRRDNGSIITRNGIELDNRYVVAHNKHLLLKYRAHINVEWCNQSRSIKYLFKYVNKGNDRVTAKFMSSSTNGQNDEVVDEINMYYDCRYISACEATWRLFGYAIHYRTPPVERLNFHLEHQQNVVYGEDQTLDEIVENQTVKQSQFTAWFEANKKYEDARSLTYAEFPSKFVWKQDLREWQPRKRGFSIGRLFYVPPGCGELYYLRCLLNLIRGPSSHDDIRTVAGVIHKSYRDACYEYGLLDDDKEYIDGITDSSYWASASALRRLFATLLSSSTISRPEVVWDAVWKFLVEDAQFHHRRRMNNPDSDKKQFALVELEKLLSLWGKSLRDFPQMPLPDETNIGFMENMLIAEELAYDKESLKIEHETLITQLTEEQKNVYNSVMNDIDCNGGGLFFVYGYGGTGKTFVWMTLSSMIRSRGDIVLNVASSGIASLLLPGGRTAHSRFAIPLSLNEDSTCNISQGSDLAELIIRSKLIIWDEAPMTHKHCFEALDKTMRDLLRFAIPGSAQKTFGGKTVVLGGDFRQILPVIPKATRPIVVGATINSSYLWTNCKVLRLTKNLRLRTLASEEDKQTVDWFSKWIANIGDGITGVVNNGLSEIDIPPRFLLNCGHDPIATIVESTFPSARYGMIDELDLEESDGENLSQVHTPEFLNSLRLSGLPNHSLILKVGAPVMLLRNIDHSLGLCNGTRLIVTRLTDHIVEAKIVNGTHQRTKVLIARMSLTPSDTRLPFKFQRKQFPLMLAYAMTINKSQGQTLTHVGLLLKKPVFNHGQLYVAFSRVTHPNDLKVLALDEYGQTSFTTTNVVYKEVFNNV from the exons ATGACCAAGGGATTTGTTATATCTAATGGGTTATGTGCTG aaaacgaGCCGTTGTCTAATGATAATAATACGCAAGCACCGTTATTGCAATCGaatattttgtttgataatGCTCAATCATCGTTACAATCAGTTGTTGGTTCACCTGCATTTACACCAGTTAATCCCATAGTGAACG TGGTCGGTAGTGAGCGATTGTACGGTGGATTTATGATGTGCTCTCCGAGGAAACCTATTAACATGTCTACCAATG TTAATGTTCATCCAACTTCATTCGAAGATAATTATGTGGCCACCAGAGGAACACCATTAAGTGCAACCACAAatg TTACAAGCAACCCAAATTCATATGCATTGAACGTTGAAATTCCACCTGTCACACCTTTATCTGTTATCACAGATG GTGGTAGAGTGGATAGGTCAATCAACACTGGTAACGCACCTCCGGTATTTAGAATTAGTGGTCAAAATTATCACTGCATTGGAAGTTTAGTTCCAGGAGAAGGGTCTACCCCAAAATTTGCGCAACTATATATTTACGACACAGATAATGAGATTAACAATCGCATCAATTCTGTCAG AATGGCAAGAACCGAGATCCAATCTAACCCAGTTGTTGAGGTTAAGATGAATTTAATTGGCAGACGGAGCAAAGATGGAAGGACATATAATTTACCAACCGCTAATGAGGTAGCTGCACTTATTGTTGGGGATCTGGACCCATCAATGGGTGATCTAGACATATTGATACAGAGCAGGACTGGGCAGTTGAAGAGAATAAATCAATTAAACCCTGCGTATCTGCCGCTACAGTATCCTTTGTTGTTCCCATACGGTGAAGATGGTTACCGTGAAGATATTTCATTCTCTGATGCATGGCACCAACGACATCATGGTGGTAGGAAAAGAATTAGCCCTAAAGAGTATTTCTCATTCTATATACATGAGAGAGTAAATGAAAACCATACATTATTGTATTCTAGAAGGTTATTTCAACAATACTTGGTTGATGCATATACAATGATTGAATCTGCACGATTGATCTACATTAGAACTCATCAGAAAGCTTTGCGTTGTGAAGCTTATCAAGGATTGAGCGATGCATTAACAAGGGGAGAATTAGACCCTACCGGTCGAGGTAAAAGAATTATACTACCATCATCATTCACAGGTGGAGCCAGGTATATGATTCAGAACTATCAAGATGCAATGGCAATATGCAGACAAATCGGTTATCCACATTTGTTCATAACATTCACTTGCAACCCAAAGTGGCCTGAGATTGAACGGTATGTTGCCCATCGTGGCCTTAAACCAGAGGATAGACCCGATATTATTTGTCGCGTGTTTAAAATGAAACTTGATGCTATGATTGAAgacataaaaacacaaaagctGTTTGGCGACATATGTGGAG ttatcTACACTATTGAATTCCAAAAGAGAGGACTTCCCCACGCACACATATTGCTATTTGCCAAAACAATAAACAGGGCTAATTCCGCAGCCGAGATTGATGCTATTATTTCAGCTGAAATTCCTGACCCAGATGCTGACACTGAGTACCATGACGTAGTTGGCGAATTCATGTTGCACGGACCGTGCGGACAACTTCGGAAGAATTCGCCCTGTATGATTAATGGTAAATGTTCAaagttttttccaaaaaaatatgttaGTCATACGTGTTTGGATAAAGATGGTTACCCAATATACAGAAGGCGTGATAATGGGAGTATAATCACTAGGAATGGAATCGAACTTGATAATCGTTATGTTGTTGCGCATAATAAACATCTACTCCTAAAATATCGCGCACATATTAACGTTGAATGGTGCAACCAATCCAGATCTATTAAATATTTGTTCAAATACGTGAACAAGGGAAACGATAGGGTCACGGCAAAGTTCATGAGTAGTTCTACAAATGGACAGAATGATGAGGTGGTTGATGAAATTAACATGTACTATGATTGTCGGTACATATCAGCATGTGAAGCAACGTGGAGGCTTTTTGGGTATGCAATACATTATCGGACGCCACCTGTGGAAAGGTTAAATTTTCACTTAGAGCACCAACAGAATGTTGTCTATGGTGAAGATCAGACACTCGATGAGATTGTGGAGAACCAAACAGTTAAGCAGAGCCAATTCACAGCTTGGTTTGAGGCAAATAAGAAATACGAAGATGCACGTTCTCTCACTTATGCAGAGTTCCCAAGTAAGTTTGTTTGGAAACAAGACCTGCGTGAATGGCAACCAAGAAAGAGAGGATTTTCCATAGGACGATTGTTCTATGTTCCGCCAGGTTGTGGAGAATTATACTATCTAAGATGCCTTTTAAATCTAATACGTGGACCTTCAAGCCACGATGATATACGCACTGTTGCTGGAGTCATTCACAAATCATATAGAGATGCATGTTATGAATATGGtttattagatgatgacaaggagtaCATCGACGGCATAACTGATTCGAGCTACTGGGCTTCTGCGTCTGCTTTAAGAAGATTGTTTGCTACGCTTCTGAGTTCAAGTACAATCAGTAGGCCAGAGGTCGTATGGGATGCTGTTTGGAAATTTCTTGTAGAAGATGCACAGTTTCATCATCGACGTCGCATGAACAATCCAG ATTCCGATAAGAAACAGTTTGCTCTTGTGGAATTGGAGAAATTGTTATCTTTGTGGGGGAAGAGTCTGAGAGACTTTCCACAAATGCCACTTCCAGATGAAACCAACATCGGGTTTATGGAAAACATGTTGATAGCTGAAGAGTTGGCGTATGATAAGGAATCATTGAAGATAGAGCATGAAACATTAATAACACAATTGACAGAAGAGCAAAAGAATGTTTACAACTCTgtgatgaatgatattgattGTAATGGAGGTGGACTCttctttgtgtatggttacggAGGAACAGGCAAGACATTCGTGTGGATGACGTTATCCTCAATGATAAGGAGCCGTGGAGATATTGTTTTAAATGTTGCTTCAAGTGGAATAGCATCTTTATTATTACCGGGAGGAAGGACAGCGCATTCTAGATTTGCTATACCACTTTCATTGAATGAAGATTCCACGTGCAATATATCGCAAGGTAGTGACCTTGCTGAGCTTATAATTaggagcaaattgataatatgggatgaagcaccaatgACTCACAAACactgttttgaggctttggacaaaaccatgagggATCTATTGAGGTTTGCCATACCGGGTAGTGCTCAAAAGACATTTGGTGGAAAGACAGTAGTTTTGGGCGGTGATTTTAGACAAATTCTTCCAGTTATCCCCAAAGCAACGAGACCGATAGTTGTTGGAgcaactattaattcttcatacctTTGGACAAATTGTAAGGTATTGAGGCTCACCAAGAACTTAAGACTACGGACCttagcttcagaggaagataAGCAGAcggttgattggttttcaaaatggattgcaaaCATAGGAGATGGGATAACAGGAGTTGTAAACAATGGGTTGTCTGAGATCGATATTCCACCAAGGTTTCTCTTAAACTGTGGCCATGATCCGATAGCAACTATAGTGGAAAGCACATTCCCAAGCGCGAGATATGGCATGATTGATGAGTTGGACCTAGAAG aatcagaCGGCGAAAATCTATCACAAGTACACACTCCTGAATTTTTAAATAGTCTGAGATTATCAGGACTTCCCAATCATTCATTGatattaaaggttggtgcacctgttatgttattacggaacatagatcactctcttggtctttgcaaTGGTACGCGCCTCATTGtcacaagattgacagatcaTATTGTGGAAGCaaaaatagttaatgggacacatcaacggaccaaagttcttattgcccgaatgtctctcaccccatctgatacgagattgcccttcaagttccagcgtaaacaatttccgttgatgcttgcatatgcaatgactatcaacaaaagtcagggTCAAACACTAAcccacgttgggttattgctaaaaaaaccgGTCTTTAATCACGGTCAGCTGTACGTGGCTTTTTCGCGAGTAACTCATCCTAATGATTTGAAAGTTTTAGCTCTAGACGAGTATGGACAAACTTCTTttactactaccaatgttgtctacaaagaagttttcaataatgtgtaa
- the LOC116010968 gene encoding protein AGENET DOMAIN (AGD)-CONTAINING P1-like has translation MTPQTVGFRIGDAVEVTSNDEGFMGSYYEATVVGQLTGDVYIVEYKNLVTDDFSAPLRENVPLAQIRLQPPQVQSTFFNMYQVVDAFDNDGWWVGQITGEYRNRYYVYFEHFGEETLYHRDNIRIHQDWVQQSWVSNETRIQPLF, from the coding sequence ATGACTCCACAAACTGTTGGTTTCCGGATTGGCGATGCGGTGGAAGTGACGAGCAATGATGAAGGCTTCATGGGATCCTACTACGAGGCTACGGTTGTGGGTCAATTGACCGGCGATGTCTACATAGTTGAATACAAAAATTTAGTCACGGACGACTTTTCGGCCCCACTGAGGGAAAACGTTCCCCTCGCACAAATCCGCCTGCAGCCGCCGCAAGTGCAGTCCACCTTTTTCAATATGTACCAGGTAGTGGACGCCTTCGACAATGACGGTTGGTGGGTCGGTCAAATCACCGGGGAATACAGGAACCGTTATTATGTCTACTTCGAGCATTTCGGTGAGGAGACTCTTTATCACAGAGATAATATAAGAATCCATCAAGATTGGGTTCAACAGTCGTGGGTTTCCAACGAAACCCGAATACAACCCCTTTTTTGA